The following are from one region of the Littorina saxatilis isolate snail1 linkage group LG2, US_GU_Lsax_2.0, whole genome shotgun sequence genome:
- the LOC138957040 gene encoding putative protein FAM47C: MTSSLLGSTVQPCLIFHCFHDQKGLSQSLPHISFMFSRPEGPHIALMFSRPEGPHISLMFSRPEGPHISLMFLRPEGPHISLMFSRPEGPHISLMFSRPEGPHISLMFSRPEGPHISLMFSRPEGPHISLMFSRPEGPHISLMFSRPEGPHISLMFSRPEGPHISLMFSRPEGPHISLMFSRPEGPHISLMFSRPEGPHISLMFSRPEGPHISLMFSRPEGPHISLMFSRPEGPHISLMFSRPEGPHISLMFSRPEGPHISLMFSRPEGPHISLMFSRPEGPHISLMFSRPEGPHISLMFSRPEGPHISLMFSRPEGPHISLMFSRPEGPHISLMFSRPEGPL, encoded by the coding sequence ATGACATCAAGTTTGCTGGGATCCACTGTGCAGCCTTGCCTCATATTTCATTGTTTTCACGACCAGAAGGGCCTCTCTCAAAGCTTGCCTCATATTTCATTCATGTTTTCACGACCAGAAGGGCCTCATATTGCATTGATGTTTTCACGACCAGAAGGGCCTCATATTTCATTGATGTTTTCACGACCAGAAGGGCCTCATATTTCATTGATGTTTTTACGACCAGAAGGGCCTCATATTTCATTGATGTTTTCACGACCAGAAGGGCCTCATATTTCATTGATGTTTTCACGACCAGAAGGGCCTCATATTTCATTGATGTTTTCACGACCAGAAGGGCCTCATATTTCATTGATGTTTTCACGACCAGAAGGGCCTCATATTTCATTGATGTTTTCACGACCAGAAGGGCCTCATATTTCATTGATGTTTTCACGACCAGAAGGGCCTCATATTTCATTGATGTTTTCACGACCAGAAGGGCCTCATATTTCATTGATGTTTTCACGACCAGAAGGGCCTCATATTTCATTGATGTTTTCACGACCAGAAGGGCCTCATATTTCATTGATGTTTTCACGACCAGAAGGGCCTCATATTTCATTGATGTTTTCACGACCAGAAGGGCCTCATATTTCATTGATGTTTTCACGACCAGAAGGGCCTCATATTTCATTGATGTTTTCACGACCAGAAGGGCCTCATATTTCATTGATGTTTTCACGACCAGAAGGGCCTCATATTTCATTGATGTTTTCACGACCAGAAGGGCCTCATATTTCATTGATGTTTTCACGACCAGAAGGGCCTCATATTTCATTGATGTTTTCACGACCAGAAGGGCCTCATATTTCATTGATGTTTTCACGACCAGAAGGGCCTCATATTTCATTGATGTTTTCACGACCAGAAGGGCCTCATATTTCATTGATGTTTTCACGACCAGAAGGGCCTCATATTTCATTGATGTTTTCACGACCAGAAGGGCCTCATATTTCATTGATGTTTTCACGACCAGAAGGGCCTCTCTGA